Genomic window (Campylobacter ureolyticus ACS-301-V-Sch3b):
ACTTATAATATCTCCTTTTGGGGTTTTCATGGTTTTGGCAAGTCTTACTCCTGGAGCTTTCATTTTTGTATGATCAACTTTAAAACTATCAAGTAGTGGCATTTTTATTCCTTTTTAATTAAATGTAATTGCAAAAATTCCTGGTTTTTGCATTTTTTTAATAGTGTCTTTTATATATTCATCTTCTTTTAACCCATAAATTTCAAGCGTTTTATTTTTGTAGCTAAGGCTTACATTTTTTATATCACTATAGTCTAAAATCGTAGCTAGTTTTAAAATAAAACTTAGCCAAATAACTGAGTTTTCATCAGGCAATAACTCTTTTAATTCTTCATATTCAATCTGGCTTATTACTCTTTTGCCATTTTGTTTTATTATCGTTGCAATTAGGGCTTTTTCTTTATGTGTATAGCCATAATTAAGTGCGTTTAAGATAATAAAATTAGCATTTAAATGCTTTGAGTAAAAACCTATTTTTCTTCCAATGTCGGCGAGTTTTGAGGCTGCTAAAAGATCATTTATATAAATTTCACTAACTTTATGAAGTGGTTTTAGGGTATAAAAAAGCTCTTTTGAAAATTTAGTTATATTTGGACGATTTTGAGTTATAAACCTATCTTGCAAGCTTTTTAAAGATGGATTAAAATTTCCAGGAAATTTTGCATTTTTGCCTATTAAATTTGTTAAAAAAACTCCCTCTCTAACACCAACTCCACTTGTAATTATCTCTTTTGCTTTTAGAATATCAGCAACTTTTTTGAAAATATAAGCTCCACCTCTTATCGTATCAAAACGATCTTTTTTTATAAAAAAGTTTCCCAAATCTGATATTTTTGAAGAATAAATTTTTTCTATAAAGCCTTTTTCTTTTTCATAATTATAAGAAAAGCCATGAACCATTTTTAAAGGATAGTTTCTTCTTTGGATAATTGCATTTGAAATGGCTCTTAAACTTCCTCCAATTGAGATAATTGTATTGTTTTGAAAATCTTTAGAAATTTTATCTGTTAGTTCTTTAACAAACTCATCAAGTCCATTTAAATTTTCTTTATCATAAAAAAGCTCTTTTAATCTTACAGTTCCTAAATTTAAAGAAAATGTTTTTACAACTTTTCCATTTTCTATTTTAGCAAGTTCTGTAGATCCTCCACCAATATCAACAGTTGTTGCATTATTTGGGTATTTTACAAGTCTTGCTGCTCCAAAACCGCCATAATATGCTTCCATATCGCCATCTACAACTTTTAGGTTAATACCAAGTTTTTTAACCATATTTATAAACTCATTTGCATTTTTTGCATCTCTTAAAGCTGATGTTCCAACGGCTAGAATTTTTTGAATTTTATATCTATTTAGTATCTTTCTAAACTCCACAAAAGCGCCAAAGCACTTTTTCATAGCATCTTCTTGGATAATTCCACTATGCTCATAAGCTCTTTCACCAAGTCTTACTTTCATTTTGTATTCACCAAGTATGTAAAATCCAAGCCTACTAGTTCTTCCAAAAATTACCATTCTTGCTGAGTTTGAGCCAAGGTCAATAACTGCTACTTTTTTCGTCATTTAAAAGCCTTATTTAATTTTTTACTTGTTTTTGAAATTGGAATTTTAATAGTTGCAATGACTCCTTTTTGATCATTTCTATTTTTAAGTGAAATTTGGGCATTCATCGCATCGGCTGCACCTTTTGCTAAAAATAATCCAAGTCCAGCACCGCTTTTATTACCACTTCGTTTAAATGGCGCAAAAAGATCTAAGCTTTCATCTATTCCAATTCCCTCATCAACAACATCAAGTTTAAAATAATCATCCAAAATAGTGCTTTTTATGATAATAGCTGAGTTTTGCGGTGAAAATTTAATAGCATTTTGAATGAAATTTTGGATAATATGTAAAAATAAATTTGGTTGAATACTCATAAAAAACTCATCTGGTTTTAATTTTGTAATTATTGCCTTATCTTTTGATTGTGCTAGTATCTTAAAATTTAAACAAGTTTCATTTATAAGTTTTATAATATCAATTTCAACAGGCTTTTCAAATTGCGCACCTTCTTGCCTGCCAATTTCTAAAATTGAGCTTATCATTTTATTCATATTATCAATTGAAATATTATTATTTTTTAAAGCTTCTATATATTTTTCATTTTCCCTTGGCTTTAAAAGAGTAACTTCATTTTTAGTTTTCATAACTGCAAGTGGAGTTTTTAACTCATGCGCAATGCCTATAAAAAGTTCTTTTTGATATCCTATAAAAGTGTGAATTCTATCAATAAGCCTATTTATACCCATTCCAAGGGGCTTAAATTCTAGTGGAATTTCATTTTCATCTATGTGATCAAGTGCTATTTCATTAAGTTTTGAAAGCTTGGCTGAAAGAAGCTTAATAGGAATTAAAAGAGATCTTGATAAAAATAGAGCAAAAAACAAAATTAAAAATATCATGGTTGCATTTATAATAATAATATCAGTTAATACTTGAGAAACTAATTTGTTATAAAAAGTTGTGTCTGTATCAAGTATGATGATGCTATTTTTATAGGGATATTCGAGCATAAGAGATGATTTTTCTTCTGTTTTTATGCTTGTATATTTTGGCTTTTTTAGATTTTTTTCATTTTGAATTATTTTTGCATTTATTGGCGTGTGACCAAGCTCTTTTATATAAAAGTTAAAACTATTAGTTATATTTTGAGATGATAGTTTTATAGCTTCTTGGTTTAAAACCTGCACCACTGTTTCAAAAATATTTATTTTTATATAGTGGTAAAGCATAGTTGAAAATATTAAAATTAGCATCGAAGAACCCGATGCTAACTGAATGATAAATTTAGTTCTTAAACTTTTTTGGGAAAGCAAAATCTATATCCGCGTCTTCTTACAGTTTCTATTGTTGATATATTTAAAGGTTTATCCATTTTTTGTCTAATTTGATTTATTGCTACTTCAATCACATTTGGAGTAACAAGTTCTGGTTCTTCCCAAATCGCATCAAGGAGTTGTTCTTTTGAGACTATTTGATCACTATGTCTTGCAAGATGAGTTAAAACCTCAAATGGTTTTCCTTTTAATTCTACTTCTTGATCTTTATAAATTATTTTTTCCTCATCTGGATCTATTGTAAGTTCGCCTATTTGGATTACATTTGTACCGCCAAATCTAAGTTGAACTTCAATTCTAGCTAGCAAAATATCAAAATCAAATGGTTTTTTTATATAATCACTTGCTCCTGCTTTTAATGCTTTTATTTCGCTTTCTTTATCTTCTTTTGCTGATAGCATTACAACTGCAGTTCTAGGACATTTTTGTTTTATAATGTTGATAAGATCAATTCCATCTCCATCAGGAAGCATCCAGTCTGCTAGAACTAAATCATAGTTTCTTATGCCGATATAATACTCAGCATCTTTGAAGTTTTCAGCACAGTCTGCTTGATAACCAAATTCTTGCAAACCTTCGGCAATTGTTTTATTTAGAGTAACTTCATCTTCTACTATCAAAATTCTCATTATACTTTCCTTAATTTTAAAATTATTTCAGTGATTATAACAGAATTTAAGCTTAAATTCAAGTTTTTTAAAAATATCTTAAAAAATTTCTTCTATCATTGCCCCAACATCTGCATTTTGTAAAATTTCTTTTTTTATAATTTTCATAGAAAAATAATTTATTGTTGGATATTTTTTTTTAAAAAAATCACAAAAATAATTTAAGGCATCTTCAACTTTTACAAATTTATTTTTATTAAACTCATTTTCTATAATTTCACAAACTAGCGCATAGTCGATAAACTCATGAGCTTGAAATTTTGCATCTATTTTTATCTTTTGAGCTTTTGTTCGCTCAAACTCAAGCATTCCAATAATTGTTTTAAACTCTAAATTTTCAATTAAAACAGTTATCATAAAACCTGTTTTTCCTCTTTAAAAATAAGTCTTTTAATATTTGGAATGTGTTTATAAAATACGATAAAAACAATTATTATGATTGGTGCGTGTGTGTTTATCGGTAAAATTTGTGGATGTATTATTAGTGAAAGAATTAAAAAAGTAAAAATTCCACTAAGTGATGCAATGGATGAAACTTTTATAAATTTTCCTACCAAAAACCAAACAATTAAAGATAAAGCAACCTCAATTGGTAAGAATGCTGCAAAAACTCCATAGCTTGTTGCCACGCCTTTTCCACCTTCAAATTTTAAAAACGCACTAAAACAATGCCCCAACACAGCCATTACTGCCATCATCCATAAAACATTTTCATCAATTCCTGCAAATTTAGCAATAATAATAGGCAAAAAGCCTTTTAATACATCGCAAATTATTGTAATAATTGCTATTTTTTTTGCATTTTTTAAATCAATATTTTTTAAAACTCTATAAACATTTGTTGCTCCAATGCTTTTGCTTCCTTCTTTTGTAATATCCACACTATAAAGAGACTTTACGATAATAACTCCAAATGGAATTGAAGCTATTAAATAAGCAGCCAAATAAAGCATAATATTTGGATTTGTTAAGAAATTTATTAATCCGTTCACTGTTTTTCCTTTAAATTTTTAAGCCTAAAATTTTATCAAAACTATTTTAACTTTTCCATAAAAGAGCTATTTTTTCATCAAAAATATCAGTTTTTCTAGCTGAAATTTCAGTTGTTTTAATATCTAAATTTTTTAAATTATACTTCTCTCTTAGCTCTTTTAATTTCGCACTTTCTTCCAATACAAGCTCATTTAATCTATTTTCAAGTGCCTCAAGCGCATCTTTTGCAAGTGCGACATCTTTTCTTTCATTTAAAACTCTATTTGCACTTTTTGAACTCGTTAAAACTTTTGAAGCATTTGTTTTTGTAAGAGTTTTATTTCCTAAAAACATACCTAAAATGGCACCTCCGATACTAATAGCTGCGTTGATTCCACTTGATTTGACATCTGATTTTTCTTTATCAAGCTTAATTTGAGCTTTTTGAATTTGAGCTTCTAATTTTTCTTTTTCTGCTTTAAATTTAGCTTCAAATTTGGAAGTTTCATCTTCTAAAATTTCATTACATTTATCATTTATTCTTATTAAAAAATCGCTTTTTTCTTCATTTGGTTTTGAAATTTCACCAAGAGCCTCAAAAAGTGTGAGTTTAATATTTCTAAAAATATAATCTTTAAAATCTCTTGCTTCTTTACTTAAATCTTTATTTGATGCTATAAATGAAGGAAGTGGCTCAAACTCGCTATCTTCTTTTACTGTTTTACTTAAAATTTGATTAAAATTAAAGGCGTTTTCCCACTTTATTTCATCACTGACAAGTGGTATTGCTAAATTTAAATCTTTTTGGTATTCAAAATCTTTTGTTTTGTATATTACTTTTGCACTTGCTAAAAGATGTGGTATTAAATTTGATGAGTTTTCATAATAAAAATACTCATCAATATTTGGTGAAACTACAGGTTTTGTTTTTGATAATGTTAAATTTAATGGTTTGAAATTTTCTTTTTTATCAGCCATTAAATTTGAAATTTGATCACTACTTAATGGGCCTTTTAGATAACTTAATGCAAATCTTGAAGAAATTATTTCTAAATTTGATTCATTTATATTTTTAACTAAAAAACTTCTTTTTTTAAGATTTGAAATTTGCTCCAACAATTTATTTTTATCACTTTCTCCAACGCCAGTTAGCCCGCTTATTACTCTGTTTTTATCCTGAGCTGTTTGAAGTCTTCCAATAAACCAAGTGCCTATGTTAGAAAGACCTTTGTAGTCTAGATCTATTGGGTTTTGCGTTGATAAAACACATCCAATACCAAAAGCTCTTGCTTGTTTTAAAAGTGTTAGCATTGGTGTTTTTGATGGAGGGTTTGAAGTTGGTGGGAAAAAGCCAAAAATTTCATCCATATATAAAATCATTCTTAAACTACTTGTGCCATCAGTTGTTCGCATCCATCTTATGATTTCATTTAAAAGCAAGGTTACAAAAAACATTCTTTCATCATCATTTAGATGTGAAATTGTAAAGATATTGCATCTTGCTTTTCCACTATCATTAAAAAGCATTTTTGAAATATCAAGTTTTTCGCCTTTGCACCACTGTGAAAATGACGGACTTGCGATTAAGGAGTTTAGCTTCATCGCAAATTCCATTCTTTTATTTGCCGGATAAAGAGTTTCTACATCAAAAACTCCAAGCTTTAAAAATGGCGGAGTTACTATTTGATGAATTAAATCTGCAATACTTAAATTTATATTTTTTTTGAAATTTTCTAAAAATATATTTTGTAAAAAAAGCTCTTTTGAATTGTCATTTTCTCCTATTAGCGATAATACTGAGTTTGATAAAGACAGTGTGTATTCATTTAGGCTTTCTTCATCTAAATTTAGAGGTGCTTCAAAATTACTTAAAAGACTTACACCAAGTCCAGAGCTACTTTTTGGAGTAAATATCTTAAACTCAGCACTGTTTTTTAATAAATTTACTCTATCTAAACTTTGAAATGACCCCTCAATACCATTTTTCCAAATTTCAGCTGTTTTTTCTGCCAACTCTTTTGTTGTCATACCTTTGCTTTTTGCCTCATTTTCATCAATATATGGTAAAAAGTCATCTGCTTGCATTTTTGGAAAAGCAAGAGCTAAATTTGTCATATCGCCTTTTGGATCGATTACAATTGAAGGGATATTATCAATAGCAGCTTCTTCTAAAAGCGTAATTCCAAGACCAGTTTTTCCACTTCCAGTCATTCCAATAATTGCTGCGTGAGTTGTTAAGTCTTTGTTTTTATACAAAAATGGCTCACCGTTTTCTTTAAGTCCTAAATAAAATAATTTTAAATTTTCTTGTAGCATTTTCGCCTCTTTTTAAAAGTTTTTTGTATGATACCATATCAAGGTTTAAGAAAAAGCAAAATTTTAATTTGTTATCATACAAAAAAATAATTTAAGGAAAAATATGTTTTTTGAAAAACTTAAAAACAATGAAAGTGGAATTTTGCTTTATGGACAAACACCACCAAAGCAAAATCATCAAAACTTAGAAAATTTACTTGAACTTAGAAAAAAAAGACTTAACTTGCTTGATGTTGATGGTATCGTTATATATGATCTGCAAGATGAGGGCGATAGAAATGATGAAAAAAGAACTTTTGAGTTTGTAAAAACTATAGATCCGTACGAATATTATAAGTCTTTAGAGCTTAAATTTCCAGGTATTATTTATAAATCAGTAGGAAAATACAGCCAAGATGAGTTTATAAAAAGTTTAAAATTTGATAAAAATATAGCAAATGTTTTTGTTGGAGCTAGTTCAAAAGATCAAAAAATAAAACTTAGTTTAAAAAAAGCTTATGAGATCAAAAAAGAATTTGCAAAAGATATCCCACTTGGTGGAATTTGCATACCTGAAAGACATGAGGCAAAACACAATGAGCACTTAAAAGTGGCAAATAAAACATTAAATGGTTGTGAGTTTTTTATAACTCAAGCGGTTTATAATGCGATAAATGCCAAGAATTTTATAGATGATTATGCAAAATTAAATATAAAAAAAGTTCCCATTATTTTTACTTTCACGCCATGTGGAAGCTTAAAAACACTTGAGTTTATGAAGTGGCTTGGTATTTCAATTCCGCCATTTTTGGAAAATAGGCTAAAAAATAGTATTGATATTTTACAAAGTTCAGTTTCGCTTAGTTTTGAAATGTTTGAGTTTATATATAGATATGCTAAAAATAAAGGCGTTGTTGTTGGGGCAAATGTTGAAAGTATTTCAACTAGAAAAGTTGAAATAGAAGCATCTATTAAGCTATTGCAAGATATAAAAAGAAGTATTGATAGAAAAGTTTGAAAAATCAAGCCCAATTGCTTGATTTTTTTAGATTCTATTTAAAAAATCTATCAAAAAGGTTGAAAATATCAGCTATAACACTTATAAATGTTAAAATTGTTATGGTTGCTGCAATAAGTCTTTATGCTCTTTTTTATGGCTGATTTGAAGATATTTTTTTTGATAATTTAAAATAATCACTTAAATTTTAGAATTTTATACTAATTTTTTAGCAAATTCTCTTACTTTTTTATCCATTTCAAAAATTTCATCCAAATTTAAAGGCTTAAAAGAGGCAAATTTATCTAAACTTTCAAAAATTATTTTTTTAATATCTAAAAATTTGCACTCATTATTTAAAAATTTATTAACATAAATTTCATTTGCAGCATTTATTATCACTCCTAAATCAGGGTTTTTTATAACTTCATCTTTTAGTGAAAAAACTGGATATTTTTCTAAATTAATTTTTTCAAATTTAAGCCCTTTTTCTAAACTCAACAAATCAAAATGCTCTAAAATAGGCTCATTTATCTCATCTAAAACGGCATTTGCAATTGCAAGTTTCATATCTGTTTTTGAGATATGAGCCGTGGTTGAGCCATCAATAAACTCAATTAATGCGTGAATCGTTGAGGTTCTTTCAATGAATGCATCTAAATTTGAAACTTTATAAAGATGAAACGCTTCCATTATTTCAAAAAGTTTATTCATCATAGTTGCACTATCGATTGTTATTTTTGCTCCCATGCTCCAATTTGGATGCTTTAGTGCATCTTTTGGAGTTGCATTTTTAAGCGTATTTAAATTGGTATCTCTAAATGCTCCTCCACTTGCAGTGATTATCATCTTATGAATTTTCATCTCTTTTAGTAGAAATTTAAGCCCAAAATGCTCACTATCAATTGGAATTATTTTTTTTGTATCAAGAAATTTCCCAGCCACAACCAAGCTTTCTTTATTTGCAAGGCATAAAGTTTTATTTAAATTTTGTGTTTTAATACTTGGCTTTAGTCCAGCAAAACCAACAAGGGCGTTTATTATCTTCTTGCTTTTACAGTTTTCAAGCATTTTTAAAAGTCCATTTTCACCAACAAAAACGGTTTTGTGATTTACTGATTTAACTAAACTCTCATCACCAACACAAACAAATTTTGGTTTAAATTTTGAAATTTGTAAATTTAGCAAATCTACATTTTTATTACAGCTTAATGCTTCAACTTCAATGTTAAATTTATTGGCTATAAGAAGCGAATTTACGCCAATTGATCCAGTTGAGCCTAAAACTACCATATATAAATTAAACTCATAGCAATAGCGCCAAAAAAGTAGCTGTCTATTCTATCAAGCATTCCACCATGTCCTGGGAATATCTCACCACTATCTTTAACTCCAGCTTTTCTTTTTAGATAGCTTTCAAACAAATCCCCAAAAATTCCAGCAACAACGATAAAAATAGTTGAAATTAAAGGATTTGGCAGTGTTCCTGCATCCATGAAAAATGCGTAATAAGCCCCACCTACAAATACAGCACAAACTACACCACCAAGAAGTCCTTCAAGTGTTTTGTTAGGCGATGTTTGACAAAAACCGTGTGAGCCAAAAGCTTTGCCGATAAAATATGCACCACTATCTGCACAGGCAATTATCACAAGTAGATAAACAAGGCAAGTAATGCCTAAAACTTGATATATGCTAAACATTATAAATATTGGAGCTAGCGGATAGATAAGCACTTTTAAAGAATTTAAATTTTCACTATTTTTATAGGCTAAAAATGAGCTTGCAACAAGTAAAGTAAGTGCTATAAATTTATAAACATGTGAAAAGCTATTTCCTGAAAAAATTGCAAATATTATAAAAAGTCCAACGCCAAGTGGGATGATAGTTTCATCATCGATTTTATAAAGCTTTAAAGCCTCACTTAAAGATAATGCTAAAACAGCTGCAAATATTAAAAAGTTGAGCAAATACAAGTCTAGCCAAACAAGCACAAGTAGTGCTAAAATGAGTATCCCTGCTGTTTTTAAGCGAGTTTTCATAATGCATCCTTTTGTAGAAATTTTAAACACATTTTATCTAAATTTACTTATTTAAGTCTTTAAAATAGTAATTGTTTTGTAGTTTATGTAATTTACAAATGCTCCATCAACCACTTTTACATTTGCTCTTTTTGTGTAATCAACTTCAAAATTTCCACTATTTTTAACGCTAAAATTAACACAAATTTTTGCTGCTATTTTAATTATTTCATCGCTTAAGTTTTGTTTATTTGTTTTAACTATCACATGAGTTGATGGGATATCTTTTAGATGAAACCAAAAATCATCTTTTTTTGAGTTTTTAAGTAGACTTATATTTCCTTTTTCATTTTTTCCAACAGAGATTTTAAAATCACCTATATAAAAATTTTCTATTATCTCGCTTTCCTTATTTAAAGGAAGTTTTTTACTTTTTTTAGGAAACAAAGCTTCAATTTCATCTAAATTTGAGACATTTTTGACTAATTCTTTCAAATTTTGAAAAAACTCTATTTTTTCATTTAAATTTGCTTTTTCAAATTTAACTCCACTAGCTTTTTGCCTTAGTTTTTTACTCTCATCAAAGAGTCTTTTTGCTTCAAGTTTTGGGCTTTTTTCACATTTAAAAAAAACATCATTTCCGTCAAAATCTTTTAAAACAAACTCTTTTTGAAAATCATTTAAAAGATGTAAGTTTGCTGTTAAAATTTCACCTTTTTTATTCAAATTTATTGATTTTTCAAGTAAATTTTCTTGGCTTTCTAGCTCAGTTAAATTTTTAGTTAAACTATCTATTTTTTTATCTAAAATTGCTATTTTTGAATTTTTTATATCAAAAAGCTTTTTTGAGTTTATTTTTTCAAACTCACTTTTTAAAAACTCATCAAAATTTACAATTATTTGGCTTGGCTTTTCTTTTATTGTGATTTGGCTTAAATGTTTTAAAGTTTTTCCAGGTTTTATTCTTCTATTTGCATTTTCATAATGACTTAAAGCTTCTAGTATATTATCATTTTC
Coding sequences:
- a CDS encoding methylenetetrahydrofolate reductase → MFFEKLKNNESGILLYGQTPPKQNHQNLENLLELRKKRLNLLDVDGIVIYDLQDEGDRNDEKRTFEFVKTIDPYEYYKSLELKFPGIIYKSVGKYSQDEFIKSLKFDKNIANVFVGASSKDQKIKLSLKKAYEIKKEFAKDIPLGGICIPERHEAKHNEHLKVANKTLNGCEFFITQAVYNAINAKNFIDDYAKLNIKKVPIIFTFTPCGSLKTLEFMKWLGISIPPFLENRLKNSIDILQSSVSLSFEMFEFIYRYAKNKGVVVGANVESISTRKVEIEASIKLLQDIKRSIDRKV
- the hsrA gene encoding homeostatic response regulator transcription factor HsrA, with the translated sequence MRILIVEDEVTLNKTIAEGLQEFGYQADCAENFKDAEYYIGIRNYDLVLADWMLPDGDGIDLINIIKQKCPRTAVVMLSAKEDKESEIKALKAGASDYIKKPFDFDILLARIEVQLRFGGTNVIQIGELTIDPDEEKIIYKDQEVELKGKPFEVLTHLARHSDQIVSKEQLLDAIWEEPELVTPNVIEVAINQIRQKMDKPLNISTIETVRRRGYRFCFPKKV
- a CDS encoding dihydroneopterin aldolase, with the protein product MITVLIENLEFKTIIGMLEFERTKAQKIKIDAKFQAHEFIDYALVCEIIENEFNKNKFVKVEDALNYFCDFFKKKYPTINYFSMKIIKKEILQNADVGAMIEEIF
- the plsY gene encoding glycerol-3-phosphate 1-O-acyltransferase PlsY produces the protein MLYLAAYLIASIPFGVIIVKSLYSVDITKEGSKSIGATNVYRVLKNIDLKNAKKIAIITIICDVLKGFLPIIIAKFAGIDENVLWMMAVMAVLGHCFSAFLKFEGGKGVATSYGVFAAFLPIEVALSLIVWFLVGKFIKVSSIASLSGIFTFLILSLIIHPQILPINTHAPIIIIVFIVFYKHIPNIKRLIFKEEKQVL
- the dxr gene encoding 1-deoxy-D-xylulose-5-phosphate reductoisomerase, producing MVVLGSTGSIGVNSLLIANKFNIEVEALSCNKNVDLLNLQISKFKPKFVCVGDESLVKSVNHKTVFVGENGLLKMLENCKSKKIINALVGFAGLKPSIKTQNLNKTLCLANKESLVVAGKFLDTKKIIPIDSEHFGLKFLLKEMKIHKMIITASGGAFRDTNLNTLKNATPKDALKHPNWSMGAKITIDSATMMNKLFEIMEAFHLYKVSNLDAFIERTSTIHALIEFIDGSTTAHISKTDMKLAIANAVLDEINEPILEHFDLLSLEKGLKFEKINLEKYPVFSLKDEVIKNPDLGVIINAANEIYVNKFLNNECKFLDIKKIIFESLDKFASFKPLNLDEIFEMDKKVREFAKKLV
- a CDS encoding helicase HerA domain-containing protein translates to MLQENLKLFYLGLKENGEPFLYKNKDLTTHAAIIGMTGSGKTGLGITLLEEAAIDNIPSIVIDPKGDMTNLALAFPKMQADDFLPYIDENEAKSKGMTTKELAEKTAEIWKNGIEGSFQSLDRVNLLKNSAEFKIFTPKSSSGLGVSLLSNFEAPLNLDEESLNEYTLSLSNSVLSLIGENDNSKELFLQNIFLENFKKNINLSIADLIHQIVTPPFLKLGVFDVETLYPANKRMEFAMKLNSLIASPSFSQWCKGEKLDISKMLFNDSGKARCNIFTISHLNDDERMFFVTLLLNEIIRWMRTTDGTSSLRMILYMDEIFGFFPPTSNPPSKTPMLTLLKQARAFGIGCVLSTQNPIDLDYKGLSNIGTWFIGRLQTAQDKNRVISGLTGVGESDKNKLLEQISNLKKRSFLVKNINESNLEIISSRFALSYLKGPLSSDQISNLMADKKENFKPLNLTLSKTKPVVSPNIDEYFYYENSSNLIPHLLASAKVIYKTKDFEYQKDLNLAIPLVSDEIKWENAFNFNQILSKTVKEDSEFEPLPSFIASNKDLSKEARDFKDYIFRNIKLTLFEALGEISKPNEEKSDFLIRINDKCNEILEDETSKFEAKFKAEKEKLEAQIQKAQIKLDKEKSDVKSSGINAAISIGGAILGMFLGNKTLTKTNASKVLTSSKSANRVLNERKDVALAKDALEALENRLNELVLEESAKLKELREKYNLKNLDIKTTEISARKTDIFDEKIALLWKS
- a CDS encoding sensor histidine kinase, with protein sequence MLILIFSTMLYHYIKINIFETVVQVLNQEAIKLSSQNITNSFNFYIKELGHTPINAKIIQNEKNLKKPKYTSIKTEEKSSLMLEYPYKNSIIILDTDTTFYNKLVSQVLTDIIIINATMIFLILFFALFLSRSLLIPIKLLSAKLSKLNEIALDHIDENEIPLEFKPLGMGINRLIDRIHTFIGYQKELFIGIAHELKTPLAVMKTKNEVTLLKPRENEKYIEALKNNNISIDNMNKMISSILEIGRQEGAQFEKPVEIDIIKLINETCLNFKILAQSKDKAIITKLKPDEFFMSIQPNLFLHIIQNFIQNAIKFSPQNSAIIIKSTILDDYFKLDVVDEGIGIDESLDLFAPFKRSGNKSGAGLGLFLAKGAADAMNAQISLKNRNDQKGVIATIKIPISKTSKKLNKAFK
- a CDS encoding NFACT RNA binding domain-containing protein, which encodes MKYKILMQIADFLKKFEKINSIKRVGDRVVLIEFDKQNSIFFDMDKQNSAIYKNDDYKHFKSYKAPFDVVLSKRFNASNLINLEVLENNRILFIKAKKSGSYKEIVSNLYFEFTGRFTNIIITDENDNILEALSHYENANRRIKPGKTLKHLSQITIKEKPSQIIVNFDEFLKSEFEKINSKKLFDIKNSKIAILDKKIDSLTKNLTELESQENLLEKSINLNKKGEILTANLHLLNDFQKEFVLKDFDGNDVFFKCEKSPKLEAKRLFDESKKLRQKASGVKFEKANLNEKIEFFQNLKELVKNVSNLDEIEALFPKKSKKLPLNKESEIIENFYIGDFKISVGKNEKGNISLLKNSKKDDFWFHLKDIPSTHVIVKTNKQNLSDEIIKIAAKICVNFSVKNSGNFEVDYTKRANVKVVDGAFVNYINYKTITILKT
- a CDS encoding Ppx/GppA phosphatase family protein, translating into MTKKVAVIDLGSNSARMVIFGRTSRLGFYILGEYKMKVRLGERAYEHSGIIQEDAMKKCFGAFVEFRKILNRYKIQKILAVGTSALRDAKNANEFINMVKKLGINLKVVDGDMEAYYGGFGAARLVKYPNNATTVDIGGGSTELAKIENGKVVKTFSLNLGTVRLKELFYDKENLNGLDEFVKELTDKISKDFQNNTIISIGGSLRAISNAIIQRRNYPLKMVHGFSYNYEKEKGFIEKIYSSKISDLGNFFIKKDRFDTIRGGAYIFKKVADILKAKEIITSGVGVREGVFLTNLIGKNAKFPGNFNPSLKSLQDRFITQNRPNITKFSKELFYTLKPLHKVSEIYINDLLAASKLADIGRKIGFYSKHLNANFIILNALNYGYTHKEKALIATIIKQNGKRVISQIEYEELKELLPDENSVIWLSFILKLATILDYSDIKNVSLSYKNKTLEIYGLKEDEYIKDTIKKMQKPGIFAITFN
- a CDS encoding phosphatidate cytidylyltransferase — protein: MKTRLKTAGILILALLVLVWLDLYLLNFLIFAAVLALSLSEALKLYKIDDETIIPLGVGLFIIFAIFSGNSFSHVYKFIALTLLVASSFLAYKNSENLNSLKVLIYPLAPIFIMFSIYQVLGITCLVYLLVIIACADSGAYFIGKAFGSHGFCQTSPNKTLEGLLGGVVCAVFVGGAYYAFFMDAGTLPNPLISTIFIVVAGIFGDLFESYLKRKAGVKDSGEIFPGHGGMLDRIDSYFFGAIAMSLIYIW